In Hippoglossus stenolepis isolate QCI-W04-F060 chromosome 5, HSTE1.2, whole genome shotgun sequence, one genomic interval encodes:
- the rab3il1 gene encoding guanine nucleotide exchange factor for Rab-3A, with product MVNEANVKQAAAEKQLKEAQGKIDVLQAEVTALKTLVLTSTPSSPNRQLHPQLQPSGARGAYKHVGGHVRNKSASGIFTSSPGKHEPSSVAKEDREMDSVLFAEFLMWREHPSFDRSSAFLRRIYREDIGPCLSFTRSELSQLVQSAVENNSLTIEPVAMSALPMVKASAVECGGPKKCALSGVSRLCRHRIKLGDKGSYYYISPSSRARITAVCNFFTYIRYIQQGLVRHNAEQMFWEVMSFRREMTVAKLGFYLTDLG from the exons ATGGTGAATGAAGCAAACGtcaaacaagcagcagcagagaaacaactCAAGGAGGCTCAAGGGAAG ATTGACGTCCTGCAAGCAGAGGTCACGGCGCTGAAGACTCTGGTGTTGACATCCACACCTTCCTCACCGAACCGCCAGCTGCATCCACAGCTGCAGCCTTCGGGAGCCAGGGGGGCGTACAAACACGTCGGGGGACATGTCCGCAACAAGAGTGCGAGCGGTATTTTTACATCCTCACCTGGAAAACATGAACCTTCTTCTGTGGCCAAAGAGGACCGAGAG aTGGACTCAGTTCTTTTTGCAGAGTTTTTGATGTGGAGGGAACATCCGAGTTTCGACCGCTCCTCCGCCTTCCTGAGACGAATCTACAGAGAAGACATCGGACCCTGTCTCTCCTTCACAAGATCCGAG CTGTCCCAGCTGGTGCAGAGTGCCGTGGAAAACAACTCTCTGACCATCGAGCCCGTGGCCATGTCAGCGTTACCGATGGTTAAGGCCTCAGCTGTAGAGTGTGGAGGCCCCAA AAAATGTGCATTGAGTGGCGTGTCACGGCTCTGTCGACATCGCATTAAACTCGGTGACAAGGGGAGCTACTATTACATCTCTCCTTCCAGCCGAGCACGG ATCACAGCAGTTTGCAACTTTTTTACTTATATCCGCTACATTCAGCAGGGCCTGGTGAGACACAATG CCGAGCAGATGTTCTGGGAGGTGATGAGTTTCCGCAGAGAAATGACTGTGGCCAAGTTAGGTTTCTACCTCACGGACCTGGGTTAG
- the best1 gene encoding bestrophin-2, with protein sequence MTVTYSRRVADAGLGTFFHLLLRWKGSIYKLLYRELIIFTLLYYFFSVVYRFVLSDEQKRLFEKLAIYCDRYAELIPVSFVLGFYVTLVVSRWWGQFENVPWPDRLTALVGGHVRGADEASRLTRRTLMRYANLSGVLIYRSVSTAVYKRFPTVQHLVQAGLMTPEELRHLEDLPSPHNKFWVPCMWFVSLALRARSEGRINNDVALTAILTELNSLRAKCMKLYGYDWISLPLVYTQVATVAVYSFFLACLIGRQFLDPAQGYPGHDLDFYLPVFTLLQFFFYVGWLKVAEQLINPFGEDDDDFETNWLVDRNLQVSLLSVDEMYDSLPLVERDMYWNESEPQPPYTTASAEHRKPSFMGSALDISVPKEEMEFQSNLEQIKEHEEANYSTPLLGGLGRLLGVQSPNFPRSTRVSLLRRRPGAPLSRFPLYLQPEAPSTPGQVRQPLNQERDPDYAFSSMPLYERPGFYSCPQTPIHCVPPAVPRPRPARRAQNEWDRSCSSLAHPMAGSQMLPPDTPGHVPQPPSSAFPWLSEDGESAPTFSFPDSPPELCPISKLRPGHGLLSRRPPPPRLNLEYLPMSDSQPGPASARAAGSGGERVFSFNSPPRTAAINPSNPNSSSSSINATSTNSAGTTGSLCNGTSHTNFSNHGNFSASTRASNGGNNGGLSSNMSPVSTSASSQQETNQQHSPNDSGISLAEGDLLGVLVDGGVKKAAGGREQD encoded by the exons ATGACAGTCACGTACTCCCGCAGGGTTGCTGATGCAGGTCTGGGAACCTTCTTTCACCTGCTCCTGCGATGGAAAGGCAGCATCTACAAACTGCTCTACAGAGAGCTGATCATCTTCACACTGCTCTACTacttcttcagtgttgtttatAG GTTTGTGTTGAGTGATGAGCAGAAGAGGCTGTTTGAGAAGCTGGCGATATACTGTGACCGCTACGCAGAGCTCATTCCTGTCTCCTTTGTGCTGG GCTTCTATGTGACCTTGGTCGTGTCCCGTTGGTGGGGCCAGTTTGAAAATGTCCCCTGGCCGGACCGCCTGACAGCATTGGTGGGAGGTCATGTTCGTGGAGCCGATGAGGCCTCCAGGCTGACCCGCCGGACTCTGATGCGATACGCCAACCTGTCCGGTGTCCTCATCTACCGCTCTGTCAGCACAGCCGTCTACAAGAGGTTTCCCACCGTGCAGCACCTGGTGCAGGCAG GATTGATGACGCCCGAGGAGCTGAGGCACCTGGAGGACTTGCCCTCTCCTCATAACAAGTTCTGGGTTCCCTGTATGTGGTTCGTCAGTCTGGCTCTGAGAGCTCGGTCTGAGGGTCGCATCAACAACGACGTGGCGCTCACAGCCATCCTCACT gAATTGAATAGTTTACGGGCAAAGTGCATGAAGCTGTACGGTTATGACTGGATCAGCCTGCCTCTCGTCTATACTCAG GTGGCGACAGTGGCCGTCTACAGTTTCTTCCTGGCTTGTCTGATTGGTCGTCAGTTCCTGGACCCAGCTCAGGGTTACCCGGGTCACGATCTGGACTTCTACCTGCCTGTGTTCACcctgctgcagtttttcttctACGTTGGTTGGCTGAAG GTGGCGGAGCAGCTCATAAATCCTTTTGGTGAAGACGACGATGACTTTGAAACCAACTGGCTTGTTGATCGCAATTTACAG GTGTCCTTGCTGTCTGTGGATGAGATGTACGACAGCTTGCCGCTAGTTGAGAGGGACATGTACTGGAATGAGTCTGAGCCTCAGCCTCCCTACACCACTGCCAGTGCTGAACACCGCAAACCCTCATTCATGGGCTCGGCTCTGGATATCAG TGTTCCCAAGGAGGAGATGGAGTTTCAGTCCAATCTGGAGCAGATCAAGGAACACGAAGAAGCCAACTACTCCACCCCACTGCTCGGAGGGTTGGGTCGTCTCCTCGGCGTCCAGTCCCCTAACTTTCCTCGCTCCACTCGGGTGTCTTTACTCCGCCGCCGCCCTGGAGCTCCACTGAGCCGCTTCCCTCTTTACCTACAGCCAGAAGCTCCATCAACACCAGGTCAAGTCCGCCAGCCTTTGAACCAAGAGCGAGATCCGGACTATGCCTTCTCCAGCATGCCCCTGTATGAGAGACCAGGTTTCTACAGCTGCCCACAAACACCCATCCACTGCGTCCCCCCTGCTGTGCCTCGCCCTCGACCTGCCCGGAGAGCCCAAAACGAGTGGGATCGCAGCTGCAGCTCCCTGGCCCATCCAATGGCGGGCTCACAGATGCTGCCCCCTGACACCCCCGGCCATGTCCCCCAACCTCCGTCCTCTGCTTTCCCCTGGTTGAGTGAAGATGGCGAGAGTGCCCCGACCTTCTCCTTCCCCGACTCTCCACCTGAACTCTGCCCAATATCTAAACTCAGACCAGGACACGGCCTGCTGTCTCGCCGGCCTCCCCCTCCTCGCCTTAATCTGGAATACCTCCCCATGTCCGACAGCCAGCCTGGACCCGCGAGTGCTCGGGCTGCAGGAAGCGGAGGAGAACGGGTGTTCTCGTTCAATTCTCCCCCTCGAACAGCCGCGATAAACCCCAGTAATCCCAACAGCAGCTCTAGCAGCATTAATGCAACAAGCACCAACAGCGCTGGCACGACGGGAAGTCTCTGCAACGGTACAAGTCACACTAATTTTAGTAACCATGGGAACTTCAGCGCCAGCACGAGGGCAAGCAACGGAGGCAACAATGGTGGGCTCAGCAGCAACATGAGCCCTGTCTCCACATCAGCGTCATCGCAGCAAGAAACCAACCAGCAACACTCGCCCAATGATTCAGGAATCTCACTGGCTGAAGGGGACCTGCTGGGCGTTCTGGTGGATGGCGGCGTGAAAAAGGCGGCAGGAGGGCGGGAACAGGACTGA
- the fth1b gene encoding ferritin, heavy polypeptide 1b: MSSQIRQNFHQDCEAAINRQINLEMYASYVYLSMAYYFDRDDKSLPNFATFFRTQSTEEREHAEKLMSLQNKRGGRIFLQDVKKPDRDEWGSGLEALDCALQLEKSVNQSLLDLQKMASEHNDPHMCDFIETHFLDEQVKSIKQLADWISNLRRMGAPQNGMAEYLFDKHTMAEEST, encoded by the exons ATGAGTTCGCAAATCCGACAAAACTTCCACCAGGACTGCGAGGCAGCCATTAACAGACAGATAAACCTGGAGATGTATGCCTCCTATGTTTACCTCTCAATG GCGTATTACTTTGATAGGGATGATAAATCCCTGCCAAACTTTGCCACGTTCTTCCGCACACAGTCCACAGAAGAGCGTGAGCACGCAGAGAAGCTGATGAGTCTGCAGAACAAGAGGGGAGGCAGGATCTTTCTGCAGGACGTCAAG AAACCTGATAGAGATGAGTGGGGGAGCGGCCTGGAGGCTTTGGATTGCGCCCTGCAGCTGGAGAAAAGTGTAAACCAATCTCTCCTGGACCTGCAGAAAATGGCGTCGGAACACAATGACCCTCAT ATGTGTGACTTCATAGAAACCCATTTTCTGGACGAGCAGGTGAAATCCATCAAACAGCTTGCCGACTGGATCTCAAATCTGCGCCGCATGGGAGCCCCTCAGAATGGCATGGCCGAGTACCTCTTTGACAAACACACCATGGCTGAAGAAAGCACCTAA